A window of Pedococcus aerophilus contains these coding sequences:
- a CDS encoding ATP-dependent DNA ligase: MAAAATTVEVPEGPWGDAREVRISSPDRLIWPGEGITKLDLAQYAIDVRTGFMNALGHRPVTLQRFPEGIDGEEFWTKNPPKGMPDFITPVMCTYPSGRRHLQVVVDEPAAVVWAMQMNTVTFHPWPVRTADVDKPDELRIDLDPQPGRTFADAVEAAVALRELLTEIGLTGWVKTSGNRGVHVFVRIAPTHEFLDVRHGVIGIARELERRLPDLVTASWWKEERGERVFVDFNQACRDRTIASAYSPRPLPGAPVSMPLGWDHLVGVDPGEFTLRTVPGIIAASGDAWAGMDEAVGDVTGAIALWDRDINERGLGELNFPPDYPKMPGEPPRVQPSKRRADKTDDEYMTPKADRDAELRAQWGPVPPPVAPMLAKPVKGIPTGDYLFEPKWDGFRSIIFRSGDSVEIGSRNEKPMTRYFPEVVEAVLANFPDQAVVDGEIVVVGSSGDRLDFEALQQRIHPAASRVKKLAAETPAQFVAFDLLSLAGEDLTDRPFSERRSLLENAFASVEAPIHLTRATRDPQEAQEWFEQFEGAGLDGVIAKPLSGTYEQDKRTMLKIKHVRTADCVVAGYRTHKSGDDLVGSLMLGLYNDDGSLMSVGVIGAFPMARRKELFEELQPLVTTFEDHPWAWAEQEAGSRTPTSGATSRWNAGKDLSFTPLRPERVVEVKYDHMEGVRFRHTAQFVRWREDRDPRSCTYEQLEEPVSFDLADVLGQVKR, encoded by the coding sequence ATGGCGGCAGCGGCGACGACGGTGGAGGTCCCCGAGGGCCCGTGGGGCGACGCGCGGGAGGTGCGGATCTCGAGCCCGGACCGGTTGATCTGGCCGGGTGAGGGCATCACCAAGCTCGACCTGGCGCAGTACGCCATCGATGTCCGCACGGGGTTCATGAACGCCCTCGGGCACCGGCCGGTGACCCTGCAGCGGTTCCCCGAGGGGATCGACGGGGAGGAGTTCTGGACCAAGAACCCGCCCAAGGGGATGCCCGACTTCATCACCCCGGTGATGTGCACCTACCCCTCGGGGCGCAGGCACCTCCAGGTCGTCGTCGACGAGCCGGCCGCGGTCGTGTGGGCGATGCAGATGAACACGGTGACGTTCCACCCGTGGCCGGTGCGGACGGCGGACGTCGACAAGCCCGACGAGCTGCGCATCGACCTCGATCCTCAGCCGGGGCGCACCTTCGCCGACGCGGTCGAGGCCGCGGTCGCACTGCGCGAGCTGCTCACCGAGATCGGGCTCACCGGGTGGGTCAAGACCTCGGGCAACCGAGGCGTGCACGTGTTCGTCCGCATCGCGCCGACCCACGAGTTCCTCGACGTGCGGCACGGGGTGATCGGGATCGCGCGTGAGCTCGAGCGACGCCTGCCCGACCTCGTCACCGCCTCCTGGTGGAAGGAGGAGCGGGGCGAGCGCGTCTTCGTCGACTTCAACCAGGCCTGTCGTGACCGCACCATCGCCTCCGCCTACAGCCCGCGCCCGCTGCCCGGTGCGCCGGTGAGTATGCCGCTCGGCTGGGACCACCTCGTGGGCGTCGACCCGGGGGAGTTCACGCTCCGCACCGTGCCGGGGATCATCGCCGCGTCCGGTGATGCGTGGGCCGGGATGGACGAGGCGGTGGGTGACGTCACCGGCGCGATCGCGTTGTGGGACAGGGACATCAACGAGCGTGGACTGGGTGAGCTGAACTTCCCCCCGGACTATCCGAAGATGCCGGGGGAGCCGCCGCGGGTCCAGCCGAGCAAGCGCCGGGCCGACAAGACCGACGACGAGTACATGACCCCGAAGGCCGATCGGGACGCCGAGCTGCGCGCCCAGTGGGGTCCGGTGCCGCCACCCGTGGCGCCCATGCTGGCCAAGCCGGTCAAGGGGATCCCGACGGGCGACTACCTCTTCGAGCCGAAGTGGGACGGGTTCCGCTCGATCATCTTCCGGTCCGGTGACTCCGTCGAGATCGGCAGCCGCAACGAGAAGCCGATGACGCGCTACTTCCCCGAGGTGGTCGAGGCGGTGCTGGCGAACTTTCCGGACCAGGCGGTCGTCGACGGCGAGATCGTCGTCGTGGGGTCGTCGGGTGACCGGCTGGACTTCGAGGCGCTCCAGCAGCGGATCCACCCTGCGGCAAGCCGGGTGAAGAAGCTGGCGGCAGAGACGCCGGCGCAGTTCGTGGCGTTCGACCTGCTGTCGCTGGCGGGGGAGGACCTCACGGATCGGCCGTTCTCCGAGCGACGGTCCTTGCTGGAGAACGCTTTCGCCTCGGTGGAGGCGCCGATCCACCTGACCCGGGCGACCCGTGACCCGCAGGAGGCGCAGGAGTGGTTCGAGCAGTTCGAGGGGGCCGGGCTGGACGGGGTGATCGCCAAGCCGCTGTCCGGGACGTACGAGCAGGACAAGCGGACGATGCTCAAGATCAAGCACGTCCGGACCGCCGACTGCGTGGTCGCGGGGTACCGCACCCACAAGAGCGGGGATGACCTCGTCGGTTCGCTGATGCTCGGGCTCTACAACGACGACGGGTCGCTGATGAGCGTCGGGGTGATCGGCGCCTTCCCGATGGCGCGACGCAAGGAGCTGTTCGAGGAGCTGCAGCCCCTCGTGACGACGTTCGAGGACCACCCGTGGGCCTGGGCCGAGCAGGAGGCGGGGTCGCGGACGCCCACCAGCGGCGCCACGAGCCGGTGGAACGCGGGCAAGGACCTGTCGTTCACGCCGCTGCGGCCCGAGCGCGTCGTCGAGGTGAAGTACGACCACATGGAGGGAGTCCGCT
- the msrB gene encoding peptide-methionine (R)-S-oxide reductase MsrB, whose translation MTMDKTDRTYAVSKTEDEWRAELSPAEYQVLRQAGTERPYVGEYTDTKTEGVYACRACGAELFTSGTKFDSHCGWPSFYSPLAGDSVEYIEDVSMGMKRVEVRCANCGSHLGHVFEGEGYGTPTDQRYCINSISMTLRPADQA comes from the coding sequence ATGACCATGGACAAGACCGACCGCACGTATGCCGTGTCCAAGACCGAGGACGAGTGGCGTGCCGAGCTCAGCCCGGCGGAGTACCAGGTGCTGCGCCAGGCGGGCACCGAGCGCCCGTACGTCGGCGAGTACACCGACACCAAGACCGAGGGCGTGTATGCCTGCCGCGCCTGCGGTGCCGAGCTGTTCACCTCGGGCACGAAGTTCGACAGCCACTGCGGCTGGCCGTCCTTCTACTCCCCCCTAGCGGGCGACAGCGTGGAGTACATCGAGGACGTGAGCATGGGGATGAAGCGTGTCGAGGTGCGCTGCGCGAACTGCGGCAGCCACCTCGGGCACGTCTTCGAGGGCGAGGGGTACGGCACCCCCACCGACCAGCGCTACTGCATCAACTCGATCTCGATGACGCTGCGCCCGGCCGACCAGGCCTGA
- the hemQ gene encoding hydrogen peroxide-dependent heme synthase — MSSKPTPSRIREINDSIRYAMWSVFSVTAPLGDDREQMAKEVEALFGELEEKGVLTRGVYDLGGMRADCDFMVWWHAEKIEDVQAAYRAFLRTDLGHLLEPTWSAAALHRPAEFNKSHIPAFLADEDPKDFICVYPFVRSYEWYLLDDKERRDMLREHGQMARDYPDVRANTIASFALNDYEWVLAFEADELHRIVDLMRELRASRARMHVRDELPFHTGRRVEVADLLASLR; from the coding sequence ATGAGCAGCAAGCCCACCCCCTCCCGGATCCGCGAGATCAACGACTCCATCAGGTATGCCATGTGGTCGGTGTTCAGCGTCACGGCTCCGCTCGGCGACGACCGGGAGCAGATGGCCAAGGAGGTCGAGGCGCTCTTCGGCGAGCTCGAGGAGAAGGGCGTGCTGACCCGTGGGGTCTACGACCTCGGCGGCATGCGGGCCGACTGCGACTTCATGGTGTGGTGGCACGCGGAGAAGATCGAGGACGTCCAGGCGGCGTACCGCGCGTTCCTGCGCACCGACCTCGGGCACCTCCTCGAGCCGACCTGGTCGGCCGCCGCGCTGCACCGCCCGGCGGAGTTCAACAAGAGCCACATCCCGGCGTTCCTCGCCGACGAGGACCCCAAGGACTTCATCTGCGTCTACCCGTTCGTGCGCTCCTACGAGTGGTACCTGCTGGACGACAAGGAGCGCCGCGACATGCTCCGCGAGCACGGGCAGATGGCGCGCGACTACCCCGACGTGCGGGCCAACACGATCGCCTCGTTCGCGCTCAACGACTACGAGTGGGTCCTGGCGTTCGAGGCCGACGAGCTGCACCGCATTGTCGACCTGATGCGGGAGCTGCGCGCGTCGCGGGCCCGGATGCACGTCCGCGACGAGCTGCCGTTCCACACCGGCCGCCGCGTCGAGGTCGCCGACCTGCTGGCCTCGCTGCGCTGA
- the hemG gene encoding protoporphyrinogen oxidase produces MVGSRVVVIGGGISGLTAAWQLLESLPGAQVTVVDAADRPGGKLRREPVAGVALDVGAESVLARRPEALALMSELGLDDLVVHPEATTASIWSRGQLHPMPRGTLMGIPSPAASARGLLSDAEVARAEGEQPWVAGDFNDVSVGDYVAARLGDAVVDRLVEPLLAGVYAGQARSLSLRACLPQVHAAVTAGASLTQAAATSAQTSALSSAGSSAPVFAGLDGGVGRLTETLSERLRSRGVTILSSTIAREVHREGSGWTVVTGARPTPTRLAADAVVVAVPAAAAARLVAPHAVEAATALREIEYASMAIVTLAVDAAGGPLPGSGFLVPAVDGRTIKASTFSSTKWRWTADAADDLVFLRASVGRWGETSDLQRPDEELVAIAVAEVSEALGHQLPRVVDAHVQRWGGALPQYTVGHVDRVARIRAAVDGAPGLELAGAAYEGVGIPACIASGRAAARAVATHLRARGGGAGE; encoded by the coding sequence ATGGTCGGTTCCAGGGTCGTCGTCATCGGTGGAGGCATCAGCGGCCTCACCGCCGCGTGGCAGCTCCTGGAGTCGCTCCCGGGGGCCCAGGTCACGGTGGTCGACGCCGCCGACCGCCCGGGGGGCAAGCTGCGTCGCGAGCCGGTCGCCGGGGTCGCGCTGGACGTCGGTGCCGAGTCGGTGCTGGCTCGCCGCCCGGAGGCGCTCGCGCTGATGTCCGAGCTCGGGCTCGACGACCTCGTCGTCCACCCCGAGGCGACCACCGCGAGCATCTGGTCGCGCGGCCAGCTCCACCCGATGCCGCGGGGCACCCTCATGGGCATCCCCTCTCCTGCCGCCTCTGCCCGGGGTCTGCTGTCGGACGCCGAGGTGGCGCGTGCCGAGGGCGAGCAGCCATGGGTCGCAGGGGATTTCAATGACGTCTCGGTGGGGGACTACGTCGCGGCCCGCCTGGGTGACGCCGTCGTCGACCGCCTGGTCGAACCCCTGCTCGCCGGGGTGTACGCCGGACAGGCGCGCAGCCTGTCGCTGCGCGCCTGCCTGCCGCAGGTGCACGCCGCCGTGACCGCCGGAGCGTCGTTGACGCAGGCAGCCGCGACCTCTGCGCAGACCTCGGCCCTGTCGTCGGCCGGTTCGTCGGCTCCCGTCTTCGCCGGTCTGGACGGGGGAGTCGGACGGCTCACCGAGACCCTGTCCGAGCGGCTCCGGTCGCGGGGGGTCACCATCCTCAGCAGCACCATCGCCCGCGAGGTCCACCGCGAGGGCAGCGGCTGGACGGTGGTCACGGGTGCGCGCCCCACTCCGACGCGCCTCGCGGCCGATGCGGTCGTCGTCGCGGTCCCTGCGGCTGCCGCTGCTCGGCTCGTTGCACCGCACGCGGTCGAGGCGGCCACGGCGCTGCGCGAGATCGAGTACGCCTCCATGGCGATCGTCACCCTCGCCGTCGACGCGGCCGGTGGTCCGTTGCCGGGCTCGGGCTTCCTGGTCCCGGCCGTGGACGGTCGCACCATCAAGGCGAGCACCTTCTCCTCGACCAAGTGGCGCTGGACGGCCGATGCGGCCGACGACCTCGTGTTCCTGCGGGCCTCCGTCGGTCGCTGGGGGGAGACCTCCGACCTGCAGCGCCCGGACGAGGAGCTCGTCGCGATCGCGGTCGCCGAGGTGAGTGAGGCGCTCGGCCACCAGCTGCCCCGAGTTGTCGACGCGCACGTCCAGAGGTGGGGAGGCGCCCTGCCGCAGTACACCGTCGGACACGTCGACCGGGTCGCCCGGATCCGGGCGGCCGTGGACGGTGCGCCGGGGCTGGAGCTGGCCGGCGCGGCATACGAAGGGGTCGGCATCCCGGCCTGCATCGCGAGCGGGCGGGCCGCCGCACGGGCCGTGGCCACCCACCTGCGCGCCCGCGGCGGCGGCGCGGGAGAATGA